The region CACGTTGGGTAGAACGGTTCAATCACGCGGCGATCGCAGCAATCCCTGGATACTAAAAGTGTCGAGTTACCCTATATCCAGCTATGTTAAGCCAAGCCCCCTATCCAACGTCCTTTGAGCAAGCTGTAGACCGCATTCTAGCTTCACGCCGAATTACCCGTGCCGATCAACAGCTTCTCTTAAGTCTGCAAGACCTCACCGCTCAACAACGAGCTATGGTGAACCGTTTATTTGATCGCCTGCGTTCAGGTCTTCTCAAGGTTGTTGATTAATGAATTCCAACTGGCGACCCATCCAATTTTTGATTGAAATCCTGACACTGCAAATTTGCCTTCTCGGATTAGTGGCATCCATTTTTGCAGTTTTGTTTTAGCTGGATGGCATTTAGTGTTAAACCATGTCTAACCTGGAAACTGGAGGGTTTTCACACGTTTACCTCCAT is a window of Leptolyngbyaceae cyanobacterium JSC-12 DNA encoding:
- a CDS encoding hypothetical protein (IMG reference gene:2510094775), translated to MLSQAPYPTSFEQAVDRILASRRITRADQQLLLSLQDLTAQQRAMVNRLFDRLRSGLLKVVD